From the genome of Rarobacter incanus, one region includes:
- a CDS encoding FtsK/SpoIIIE domain-containing protein: MRWELRDAQRWLVILECDSNATVGMIAHTIAGAIRGVIGPALEPMTLCMSDTGAPPWRPVAPAMTLAAAGIRSGASIRLLPVSAVRVADMSPAPWAMMRVRTSTGATAAAPLVTVPAEIGRGWPCDLRVLDGAVPRRALAIEPAGRHHQGHLTHCQVSDPSGSWTRIVPVPGSFTARGLTCEIASAPGGRVATAGGPFAATGCRNDLFEAILPAPDVHPLPPPPRAHTPAAEPAPASSFAMGSLAVSVGIPACAGIVLWAATGQTAMLSMTALSLAIGLGTMAEQWWRTRRELRLHDREHARALAAAKQDAAAAHATYVAALDAAVPDAAAAAAEIAARGSRIWCRQPGNAKFLTLRLGYAAGGGSGEAAAEGREAAERLAAAEGRAGVGPSDTAGPTESASLTGRVLLVNLREKPVLGVCGVREDALALARAAIVQLIAFHSPSHVRVMACVPGSHGADWRWLAWLPHVRPGDGLTDSDDDDGVVRMQDAVEREIASRLADRGNRPEAESTWPAVVIALAWPKSSHVARWAQVARTGGSVGVHVIWVAAAADSLPPATSQFVEMIPAAHFVDAETGLRCPLRACDSLDAVAAEAAARSLAPCRDGSGHATATELAHRVGLVAALGSWATDPAGVASRWSDPPAGLTCPIGLAPAASATISLVRDGPHALVGGTTGSGKSEFLQAWVLALAANYSPRDVTFLLIDFKGGATFARAAQLPHVVGVVTDLSDALVMRVLVSLRAEIRHREQVLAHWGCADVGALRALRPAVVLPPLVIVIDEFAALVTEVPDFIEGIIDIARRGRSLGIHLILATQRPAGVVSDNVRANTSIKVCLRVASAEDSIDVIGVDAAYRLPKQFPGRAFLKIGAEPAYMCQSAYAGEPASSEGPRPMPTLCNAPGFARAPDDFDDRNCVDARRRDAAGDVAARPSNQLEQVTAAIAQAALAAGEMPPRRPWLDPLPAVVRLAEIEHLLEPRTITLGLLDDPATQSQPPWAWDLSDPRPTFVIGGPGSGKTSLLHTVVAAVGRYSMSELNGAWSGPAVQVHILDAVGDIDPDCGDVPVVVNLIRGTDRERLGLALQEIAALAGERRNGRDTANEPPVIVLVNGIDVLARLYERDMIGTLGTLAGEIARAGALGIHLLATAASLSEIPHDLRADGPVIVRIGVGADGVTRSPGAINADPERGSAQVEGRIAIDAKPRCEGQEVEDAHGFRRLAARIAAAGVVRPGRPVVALPAAIALSEVTRPDSPRPDSPRAAPVVGIAAGTLRPVAVEWDRGVRVTGGVQAGKTTAALTLLYGAILARSVRAPLVVAPDSRAAEVVPPAVAAVSEIITGASQCADLLRDAAQDARTDRLAWDAVVVLEAAGFGAGDTEGIIAGVCAAATRNRIPVVIESDETELGRCWSLLDYARTLPNRLIMNPTADEAAALEVERWSLAPVAGRAIISTARAARVVQVALPM, translated from the coding sequence ATGCGATGGGAACTGCGTGATGCACAACGGTGGTTGGTCATTCTCGAATGCGACTCGAACGCGACCGTCGGCATGATCGCCCACACCATTGCCGGTGCGATTCGCGGGGTCATCGGTCCGGCTCTAGAACCCATGACGCTATGCATGAGCGACACGGGTGCGCCGCCATGGCGCCCGGTGGCGCCAGCAATGACGCTGGCCGCTGCTGGAATTCGCTCCGGTGCATCCATTCGTCTGCTCCCGGTATCCGCGGTGCGTGTGGCCGACATGTCCCCGGCGCCGTGGGCGATGATGCGGGTCCGAACATCCACCGGCGCAACCGCGGCTGCCCCGCTGGTCACGGTTCCCGCCGAGATCGGTAGAGGGTGGCCGTGCGATCTGCGCGTGCTTGACGGCGCGGTGCCGCGCCGAGCGCTGGCGATTGAACCGGCCGGAAGGCACCACCAGGGTCACCTGACACACTGCCAGGTGAGCGATCCCAGCGGCAGTTGGACGCGCATCGTCCCCGTCCCCGGGAGCTTTACCGCGCGGGGCCTGACCTGCGAGATCGCCTCCGCGCCCGGTGGTCGGGTGGCGACCGCGGGCGGCCCGTTCGCAGCAACCGGGTGTCGCAATGATCTGTTCGAGGCCATTTTGCCCGCCCCGGATGTGCATCCGCTCCCGCCGCCGCCGCGCGCGCATACACCAGCCGCTGAGCCTGCGCCGGCCTCGTCCTTCGCGATGGGTTCACTCGCCGTGTCAGTCGGAATTCCGGCGTGCGCGGGCATCGTCCTGTGGGCGGCCACCGGGCAAACGGCGATGCTGTCCATGACCGCACTTTCGCTTGCTATCGGGCTCGGAACGATGGCCGAACAGTGGTGGCGAACTCGCCGCGAGCTGCGCCTGCACGACCGCGAACACGCCCGCGCGCTCGCGGCGGCCAAGCAGGATGCCGCCGCGGCGCATGCGACCTATGTAGCCGCGTTGGATGCGGCGGTCCCGGATGCCGCCGCTGCGGCAGCTGAAATAGCGGCGCGAGGGTCCCGGATCTGGTGCCGGCAGCCGGGCAACGCCAAATTCTTGACCTTGCGGCTCGGGTACGCCGCTGGCGGAGGCAGCGGTGAGGCCGCCGCGGAAGGCCGGGAGGCCGCGGAACGTCTGGCAGCCGCGGAAGGCCGGGCAGGCGTGGGGCCGTCGGACACCGCGGGGCCCACCGAATCGGCGTCCCTCACGGGCAGAGTGCTGCTGGTCAACCTCCGCGAAAAACCCGTCCTGGGCGTGTGCGGGGTTCGCGAGGACGCCTTAGCACTAGCGCGCGCGGCAATTGTCCAGCTCATCGCGTTCCACTCGCCCTCTCACGTGCGCGTGATGGCCTGCGTTCCCGGATCCCACGGCGCCGATTGGCGGTGGCTGGCGTGGCTCCCGCACGTGCGCCCGGGCGACGGGCTCACCGATAGCGACGACGACGACGGCGTCGTGCGGATGCAGGACGCGGTTGAACGCGAAATCGCGAGCCGGCTCGCGGACCGGGGCAACCGCCCGGAGGCGGAGTCAACCTGGCCCGCGGTCGTCATCGCGCTCGCGTGGCCGAAGTCGTCGCATGTCGCCCGGTGGGCGCAGGTCGCCCGCACCGGCGGGAGCGTGGGAGTCCACGTCATTTGGGTGGCAGCGGCGGCGGATTCCCTGCCTCCGGCGACCAGTCAGTTCGTGGAAATGATCCCCGCTGCGCACTTTGTCGATGCTGAAACGGGCCTTCGATGTCCCCTGCGGGCCTGCGACTCCTTAGATGCGGTGGCCGCGGAGGCGGCAGCGCGGAGCCTCGCCCCTTGCCGTGACGGCTCGGGGCACGCCACCGCGACCGAGCTTGCGCACCGGGTGGGACTCGTCGCGGCACTGGGATCGTGGGCGACCGACCCCGCGGGGGTTGCCTCCCGATGGTCCGATCCGCCCGCGGGCCTCACCTGTCCGATCGGGCTCGCGCCCGCCGCTTCCGCCACGATCTCGCTGGTGCGCGACGGGCCGCACGCTCTTGTGGGCGGCACGACGGGGTCCGGAAAATCCGAATTCTTGCAGGCGTGGGTGTTGGCTTTGGCAGCCAATTACAGTCCGCGCGACGTGACATTCCTGTTGATCGACTTCAAGGGCGGGGCCACATTCGCCCGGGCCGCGCAGTTGCCGCACGTGGTCGGGGTCGTCACGGATCTTTCGGACGCGCTGGTCATGCGCGTCTTGGTGTCGCTGCGCGCCGAGATACGCCATCGCGAGCAGGTGCTAGCGCACTGGGGCTGCGCCGATGTGGGGGCCTTGCGCGCGCTGCGGCCCGCGGTCGTGCTGCCGCCCCTGGTCATAGTGATCGACGAGTTCGCCGCCCTGGTTACGGAGGTCCCCGACTTCATCGAGGGCATAATCGATATAGCTCGCCGCGGCCGGTCGTTGGGGATTCACCTCATCCTCGCGACGCAGCGTCCCGCGGGCGTTGTCAGCGACAACGTGCGGGCCAACACCTCGATCAAGGTGTGTCTTCGTGTTGCCTCGGCCGAAGACAGCATCGACGTCATCGGCGTCGACGCGGCCTACCGCCTTCCCAAGCAGTTTCCGGGTCGTGCCTTCCTGAAAATCGGGGCCGAACCTGCCTACATGTGCCAGTCCGCGTACGCGGGCGAACCCGCTTCATCTGAGGGGCCTCGTCCCATGCCAACGCTTTGCAACGCGCCCGGCTTTGCGCGCGCTCCGGACGATTTTGACGACCGCAACTGCGTGGATGCCCGCCGCCGCGATGCGGCCGGGGACGTCGCAGCGCGGCCCAGCAATCAGCTTGAACAGGTGACGGCGGCCATCGCGCAGGCGGCGCTCGCGGCCGGGGAAATGCCGCCGCGCAGGCCCTGGCTCGACCCGCTGCCCGCCGTCGTGCGGCTGGCGGAGATCGAGCATCTCTTGGAGCCCAGGACGATCACCCTCGGCCTGCTGGACGACCCCGCGACCCAGTCGCAGCCGCCGTGGGCCTGGGATCTTTCGGATCCGCGCCCCACATTCGTCATCGGCGGACCCGGCTCCGGCAAGACGTCGTTGCTGCACACGGTCGTTGCCGCGGTGGGCAGGTACTCGATGTCCGAACTCAACGGCGCATGGTCGGGGCCCGCCGTACAGGTCCACATTCTCGACGCCGTCGGCGACATCGACCCAGATTGCGGGGACGTGCCCGTGGTGGTCAACCTCATTCGCGGAACCGACCGCGAAAGGCTCGGGCTGGCCTTGCAGGAGATCGCGGCACTGGCCGGTGAGCGACGAAACGGCCGGGACACCGCGAACGAACCCCCGGTTATCGTGCTGGTGAACGGGATCGACGTCCTGGCGCGCCTATACGAACGCGACATGATCGGCACGTTGGGGACGCTTGCCGGAGAAATAGCGCGGGCGGGGGCGCTCGGAATCCACCTGTTGGCTACGGCGGCCTCGCTCAGTGAGATTCCGCACGACCTGCGGGCGGACGGACCCGTGATTGTCCGCATCGGGGTTGGCGCCGACGGCGTCACGCGCTCCCCGGGAGCCATCAACGCCGACCCGGAGCGGGGGAGCGCGCAGGTGGAGGGCAGGATCGCAATCGATGCGAAGCCACGATGCGAGGGACAAGAGGTGGAAGACGCGCACGGCTTTCGCCGGCTTGCGGCCCGCATTGCCGCGGCGGGCGTGGTACGACCCGGCCGTCCGGTGGTTGCCCTGCCCGCGGCGATCGCGCTGAGCGAGGTCACGCGCCCGGATTCGCCGCGCCCGGATTCGCCTCGCGCGGCCCCGGTCGTCGGCATCGCCGCAGGCACTCTTCGACCCGTGGCCGTCGAATGGGACCGCGGTGTGCGAGTCACCGGCGGTGTGCAAGCGGGAAAGACGACGGCCGCGCTCACGCTGCTCTACGGGGCGATACTGGCACGCAGCGTACGCGCCCCGCTGGTTGTGGCACCGGATTCGCGGGCGGCCGAAGTCGTGCCGCCTGCCGTCGCCGCGGTCAGCGAAATCATCACGGGCGCATCGCAGTGTGCGGACCTCTTGCGCGATGCGGCACAAGACGCACGCACCGACCGGCTCGCGTGGGACGCCGTCGTCGTGCTGGAGGCCGCCGGATTCGGTGCGGGCGATACCGAAGGCATTATCGCGGGGGTGTGCGCGGCTGCGACACGAAACCGGATTCCGGTCGTCATCGAATCAGACGAGACGGAACTGGGACGATGCTGGTCGCTCCTTGACTACGCCCGCACGCTGCCGAATCGGCTCATAATGAACCCCACCGCGGATGAGGCGGCAGCGCTCGAGGTCGAACGGTGGTCCTTGGCCCCGGTTGCGGGCCGGGCCATAATCAGCACCGCCCGTGCCGCACGCGTCGTGCAGGTAGCGCTACCGATGTAG
- a CDS encoding WXG100 family type VII secretion target: MAQHMKVSYAELAKQAGSLRRGREEIVQRIDALQREIAGLVSSGFVTDKTSVAFNSYYQDFARGARTTVTALDGLAEFLDKTAATLTDVDRQLAAKLAR; the protein is encoded by the coding sequence ATGGCACAACACATGAAAGTGTCGTACGCAGAGCTTGCCAAACAAGCCGGTTCGCTGCGGCGGGGACGCGAAGAAATCGTCCAGCGAATCGATGCCCTGCAACGCGAAATCGCCGGCCTGGTGTCCAGCGGGTTTGTCACCGATAAGACCTCGGTCGCCTTCAACTCGTATTACCAAGACTTTGCCCGCGGAGCGCGGACCACGGTAACCGCACTGGACGGGCTCGCCGAGTTCTTGGACAAGACAGCCGCGACGCTCACAGACGTGGACCGTCAGTTGGCCGCCAAATTGGCGCGGTGA
- a CDS encoding aldo/keto reductase, translating to MTSSTPTTRQLGRSGLTVSVVGLGCNNFGSAGTATADQAGTDAVVHAAIDAGITLFDTADIYGTRNGESERLLGRALRGRRGHIVLATKFGMDMEAEAAVPGARGSRRYITAALDASLKRLQTDYIDLYQFHTPDPLTPIDETLSALDDAVRAGKVRYIGHSNRAGWQISQAHYVARELGVTRFVSSQNHFNLLDRRAELEVLPAAVDLGLGVLPYFPLANGLLTGKYRRDAAAPAGTRLAGRKSSLMTSAPWDQLEQFFGLADGAGLSPLELAISWLAAQRPVTSVIAGATRPDQVRQNALAVHPLSSDVLAAIDGIFPAPAPIALF from the coding sequence ATGACTTCGTCAACACCCACCACCCGGCAGCTCGGGCGCAGCGGACTCACCGTGTCAGTCGTCGGGCTTGGCTGCAACAACTTCGGTTCCGCGGGCACCGCGACCGCGGATCAGGCCGGCACCGACGCCGTCGTGCACGCTGCGATCGATGCCGGGATAACACTTTTCGACACCGCCGACATTTACGGCACACGCAACGGCGAAAGCGAACGCCTGCTGGGTAGGGCGCTGCGCGGGCGGCGCGGCCACATTGTCCTGGCAACCAAATTCGGCATGGACATGGAGGCGGAAGCCGCGGTGCCGGGCGCCCGGGGGTCGCGCCGGTACATCACGGCCGCCCTGGACGCCTCGCTCAAGCGCCTCCAAACGGACTACATCGACCTCTACCAGTTCCACACCCCGGACCCGCTCACCCCGATCGATGAGACGCTCAGCGCGCTCGACGACGCCGTCCGCGCGGGCAAGGTGCGTTACATCGGCCATTCAAACCGCGCAGGCTGGCAAATATCGCAGGCGCACTATGTCGCCCGCGAACTCGGTGTGACCCGATTCGTTTCCTCGCAAAACCACTTCAACCTCCTTGACCGGCGTGCGGAGCTCGAGGTGCTGCCGGCGGCGGTGGACCTGGGCCTCGGCGTGCTGCCCTACTTCCCGCTCGCCAACGGACTCTTGACGGGAAAGTACCGGCGCGATGCCGCGGCGCCGGCGGGCACCCGCCTGGCGGGTCGCAAGAGTTCACTAATGACGAGCGCCCCCTGGGATCAGTTGGAGCAGTTCTTCGGGCTGGCGGACGGCGCCGGGCTCTCACCGCTGGAGTTGGCCATTAGCTGGTTGGCGGCACAGCGGCCAGTGACCTCGGTGATTGCGGGCGCCACCCGCCCGGACCAGGTGAGACAGAACGCGCTGGCGGTCCACCCGCTGAGCAGCGATGTCCTGGCGGCCATCGATGGGATATTTCCCGCCCCCGCGCCCATCGCGCTGTTCTGA
- a CDS encoding methyltransferase domain-containing protein produces the protein MSTDAPLPPAAHANLAQESESYTHGHAESVLRSHRWRTAENSARYLRDRLAPGMSLLDVGCGPGTLTVDLARIVSPGRVVGVDAAQAVLEAAREHAAREDVPVDFEAANVYELPFADAQFDVVHVHQLLQHLSDPVAAIRELRRVVKPGGIVAARESDYGAMTWFPQYAGLTEWNLLYHEVTAAHGFEADAGRRLLGWFLQAGYAPAQLTPSSSTWCYATPALREWWGDLWAQRCLESNFAIQAREAGLADDVALEALAHDWHRWAADDAGWFSVLHGEVIAQ, from the coding sequence ATGTCGACCGACGCGCCCCTGCCCCCCGCTGCGCACGCCAATCTGGCGCAGGAATCGGAGTCCTACACTCACGGACATGCCGAATCCGTGCTGCGGTCCCATCGCTGGCGCACCGCGGAAAACTCGGCGCGCTATCTTCGCGATCGATTGGCACCGGGCATGAGCCTGCTCGACGTTGGCTGCGGCCCGGGCACGCTCACGGTGGATCTGGCTCGCATCGTATCGCCAGGGCGCGTCGTCGGCGTCGACGCGGCGCAGGCGGTACTCGAAGCAGCCCGCGAACACGCCGCGCGCGAGGACGTGCCGGTCGACTTCGAGGCGGCCAACGTCTACGAGTTGCCCTTCGCCGACGCGCAGTTCGACGTCGTGCACGTGCACCAGCTCTTGCAACACCTCTCCGACCCCGTCGCGGCGATCAGGGAACTGCGCCGGGTCGTCAAGCCCGGTGGCATCGTGGCCGCACGCGAATCCGATTACGGTGCCATGACCTGGTTCCCGCAGTACGCAGGGCTGACGGAGTGGAATCTGCTGTATCACGAGGTCACTGCCGCGCACGGGTTCGAGGCGGACGCGGGTCGCCGGCTCCTCGGGTGGTTCTTGCAGGCCGGATACGCGCCCGCACAGCTCACGCCTTCGTCCTCGACCTGGTGCTATGCGACCCCCGCCCTGCGCGAATGGTGGGGCGATCTGTGGGCGCAGCGCTGCCTAGAGTCGAATTTCGCGATTCAGGCGCGCGAAGCGGGTCTTGCCGATGATGTGGCGCTCGAAGCGCTTGCGCACGATTGGCACCGTTGGGCGGCCGACGACGCCGGATGGTTTTCCGTGTTGCACGGCGAAGTAATCGCCCAATAG
- a CDS encoding fumarylacetoacetate hydrolase family protein, which produces MRIARFIEGDTPKYGFVQGEPGGEYLAVLNGDPLFQPAVPTGERVFLDAEGLRLLAPIIPRSKVIGVGRNYADHAAELGNEVPTRPLLFLKPNTSVVGPDDPIQLPDWSNNVHFEAELAVVIGKIAKNVSPDRALDHVLGYTVANDVTARDVQNADEQWTRAKGFDSSCPLGPWISTDLDPEDAQVSAMLNGELRQDGSTRDLIFDVPFLVSYISEVFTLLPGDVILTGTPAGVGTIRAGDVIECAVEGIGVLRNPVVGAAVDED; this is translated from the coding sequence ATGCGCATCGCGAGATTCATTGAAGGTGACACCCCTAAATACGGCTTCGTGCAGGGCGAACCCGGCGGAGAATACCTCGCCGTCCTCAACGGCGACCCACTGTTCCAACCCGCTGTCCCCACCGGGGAGCGGGTGTTCTTGGACGCCGAGGGGTTGCGTCTTCTCGCGCCGATCATTCCGCGTTCCAAGGTGATTGGGGTGGGTAGGAACTACGCAGATCACGCAGCTGAGTTGGGCAACGAAGTACCGACGAGGCCCCTGCTCTTCTTGAAGCCCAATACTTCTGTGGTGGGTCCGGACGATCCGATCCAGCTGCCGGACTGGTCCAACAATGTGCACTTCGAGGCCGAGTTGGCGGTCGTAATCGGAAAAATCGCCAAGAACGTTTCGCCTGACCGCGCGCTCGACCACGTGCTCGGTTACACGGTTGCCAACGACGTGACCGCGCGCGACGTCCAAAACGCCGACGAGCAGTGGACGCGGGCAAAGGGGTTCGACAGCTCCTGCCCGCTGGGTCCGTGGATCAGCACCGACCTAGATCCCGAAGACGCCCAGGTATCCGCAATGCTGAACGGCGAGTTGCGGCAGGACGGTTCCACCCGCGACCTCATTTTCGATGTGCCGTTCCTGGTCTCGTACATTTCGGAGGTCTTCACCCTGCTCCCGGGGGACGTCATCCTGACCGGGACGCCGGCCGGGGTGGGAACGATACGGGCGGGGGACGTTATCGAGTGTGCGGTCGAGGGGATCGGCGTGTTGCGTAATCCCGTGGTCGGCGCAGCGGTGGACGAGGACTAG
- a CDS encoding maltotransferase domain-containing protein has product MKPKTAPAGAPFATPATPATPATPAVPAVPLPRGPQISRIPVVDVQPVIEGGRWATKAVVGEVVPVSATVFREGHDLYRATAVLIDPSGRVHTRAPMREVGTGLDHWAGAVVPDAVGDWGLRVEGWSDPYGTWCHNAHIKIPAGIDVELTLAEGAEVLRRAAAQASRTKDDATTLAQAAATAVDASLSIASRFAAATSAPVTGILDREPLRELVSGSPTYPLRVDREAALCASWYEFFPRSEGAYQDPDGNWHSGTFETATGRLPAIAAMGFDTVYLTPIHPIGTTERKGRNNTLGARPGDPGSPYAIGSHEGGHADIHPELGDEADFAAFVAAARSHGLEVAIDLALQCSPDHPWVKEHPQWFTTLPDGSIAYAENPPKKYQDIYPLNFDNDPEGIYQEIARILRVWIARGVTAFRVDNPHTKPLPFWERLLGDIRSTNPEVLFLAEAFTRPAMMKTLATIGFHQSYSYFTWRNTKWELEEYFSQIADEQAGVMRPSFWPTTHDILPPYLQNGGIAGFKVRAILAAMSSPLWGIYSGYELVENVPRPGVEEQIDNEKYEFKPRNWSLAQHYGIADLLTRLNGIKRNHPALRQLRNLRVHPTTSDDLVAFSHHLDAAYTPSHVADTVLTVVNLDPHGAREGIVHLDLGAIGLGDLGNGTVTAYDELSGETYQWGAQPFVRLDPAEKVAHVVHLRRN; this is encoded by the coding sequence GTGAAACCCAAAACCGCGCCGGCAGGCGCCCCATTCGCCACGCCCGCCACGCCCGCCACGCCCGCCACACCCGCCGTGCCCGCCGTGCCGTTACCGCGCGGGCCACAGATCAGTCGCATACCGGTCGTGGACGTGCAGCCCGTGATCGAGGGGGGACGCTGGGCGACCAAGGCGGTGGTCGGGGAGGTCGTGCCAGTTTCGGCGACGGTGTTCCGCGAGGGCCACGACTTGTACCGGGCCACGGCGGTGCTCATAGATCCGTCCGGGCGCGTTCACACGCGGGCCCCGATGCGCGAGGTCGGCACCGGCCTGGACCATTGGGCCGGTGCCGTCGTCCCCGACGCCGTGGGCGATTGGGGCCTGCGGGTAGAGGGGTGGTCCGACCCATACGGGACGTGGTGCCACAATGCGCACATCAAGATTCCCGCGGGCATTGATGTCGAGTTGACCCTGGCCGAGGGCGCTGAGGTGCTGCGGCGGGCGGCCGCCCAGGCGTCGCGCACAAAGGACGACGCGACCACGCTGGCACAAGCCGCCGCCACCGCCGTGGACGCATCGCTGAGCATCGCGTCGCGTTTCGCCGCGGCCACCTCCGCACCCGTCACGGGAATCTTGGACCGCGAACCGCTGCGGGAACTCGTCTCCGGTTCCCCCACCTACCCACTGCGCGTCGACCGCGAGGCCGCTTTGTGCGCGTCCTGGTACGAGTTTTTCCCGCGTTCGGAAGGCGCCTACCAGGACCCCGATGGTAACTGGCATTCCGGCACCTTCGAGACCGCGACCGGCCGCTTGCCCGCAATCGCCGCCATGGGCTTCGACACCGTCTATCTCACTCCCATCCACCCCATCGGGACAACCGAACGCAAGGGCCGCAATAACACTCTCGGGGCGCGGCCCGGCGATCCTGGATCGCCGTATGCGATTGGCTCGCACGAGGGCGGCCACGCGGACATCCACCCCGAGCTGGGTGACGAGGCGGATTTCGCCGCCTTCGTGGCCGCCGCCCGCTCCCACGGTCTCGAAGTCGCCATTGACCTGGCGTTGCAGTGTTCGCCCGATCACCCGTGGGTCAAGGAGCACCCGCAGTGGTTCACAACCCTTCCCGACGGCTCCATCGCGTATGCGGAAAACCCGCCGAAAAAGTACCAAGACATCTACCCGCTGAATTTCGACAACGATCCCGAGGGGATTTATCAGGAAATCGCTCGCATACTGCGCGTGTGGATAGCGCGCGGGGTCACTGCTTTCCGGGTCGATAACCCGCATACCAAGCCGCTTCCCTTCTGGGAAAGGCTGCTCGGCGACATCCGCTCGACGAACCCCGAGGTGTTGTTCCTGGCCGAGGCGTTCACGCGCCCCGCGATGATGAAGACGCTGGCAACCATCGGGTTCCATCAGTCGTATTCCTACTTCACGTGGCGAAACACGAAGTGGGAACTGGAAGAGTACTTCTCCCAGATAGCCGATGAGCAAGCGGGAGTCATGCGCCCCAGCTTCTGGCCGACCACGCACGACATCCTTCCGCCCTACCTGCAAAACGGTGGAATCGCGGGTTTCAAGGTGCGCGCGATACTCGCCGCAATGTCCTCGCCGCTGTGGGGCATTTACTCCGGATACGAACTGGTCGAAAACGTGCCGCGCCCCGGGGTCGAAGAGCAGATCGATAACGAAAAATACGAATTCAAGCCGCGCAACTGGTCGCTCGCGCAGCACTACGGGATAGCGGACCTGCTCACGCGCCTGAACGGGATAAAGCGCAATCACCCGGCCCTGCGCCAGCTACGAAACCTGCGGGTCCACCCGACCACCAGCGACGATTTGGTTGCCTTCTCGCACCACCTCGATGCCGCGTACACGCCATCGCACGTTGCGGACACGGTGCTGACGGTGGTCAACCTCGACCCGCATGGAGCCCGCGAGGGAATCGTCCACCTGGATCTGGGCGCGATCGGCCTGGGTGATCTGGGGAACGGCACCGTGACCGCCTACGACGAGTTGTCGGGCGAGACGTACCAGTGGGGCGCGCAGCCGTTCGTGCGCCTGGATCCCGCCGAAAAGGTCGCCCACGTCGTGCACCTGCGGCGCAACTGA
- a CDS encoding class E sortase, giving the protein MEPTFAAPEPLVRAHPAHRHARPRRGRSVVSALVGLVGELLITAGILILGFVAWQVWWSSDEAAAVATSQVSQFRAQIPDPVLATTPLTTTGTPPVMDKVAPGETFGVLIIPKWYDKTDNDMPIREGTTQAILDQAAAGHYVHTVMPGDIGNFSLAGHRRTHGNSFRYINVLERGDQIIVETKTTWYVYEVKSHEIVTPDQTQVVAPVPNDPDAAPTERYLTLTTCHSPTLGEWGNSHRWVVHAKLVGWLDRDKGTPEQILDHIEKAE; this is encoded by the coding sequence ATGGAGCCAACATTCGCCGCGCCGGAACCGCTTGTGCGGGCGCATCCCGCGCACAGGCACGCGCGCCCCCGCCGCGGTAGATCGGTCGTATCGGCGCTGGTTGGCCTCGTCGGTGAATTGCTCATAACAGCCGGAATACTGATCCTTGGATTCGTGGCGTGGCAGGTGTGGTGGTCCTCTGACGAGGCCGCGGCCGTGGCAACCTCGCAAGTTTCGCAGTTCCGCGCCCAGATTCCCGATCCGGTGCTGGCAACCACGCCCTTGACGACCACGGGCACACCCCCGGTCATGGACAAGGTCGCGCCCGGGGAGACGTTCGGGGTCCTGATCATCCCGAAGTGGTACGACAAGACCGACAACGACATGCCGATCCGCGAAGGCACCACGCAGGCGATCTTGGATCAGGCCGCCGCCGGGCACTACGTCCACACCGTCATGCCGGGGGATATAGGGAACTTTTCGCTTGCGGGTCACCGCCGCACGCACGGGAACTCGTTCCGCTACATCAACGTGCTGGAACGGGGAGACCAAATCATCGTCGAAACGAAGACCACCTGGTACGTCTACGAGGTGAAAAGCCACGAGATCGTCACCCCCGACCAGACGCAGGTTGTCGCGCCCGTGCCCAACGACCCGGACGCCGCACCAACCGAGCGGTACCTAACGCTCACCACCTGCCACTCACCGACGCTGGGGGAGTGGGGCAACTCTCATCGCTGGGTCGTGCACGCCAAGCTGGTGGGGTGGCTGGATCGGGACAAGGGCACCCCCGAGCAAATCCTGGATCACATCGAGAAGGCGGAGTGA